The nucleotide sequence AATCCACTTTTTTAGAATCCGAAAAAATATTAGCCAATAAAACAATGCATTCCACAGCAATTGAAGCCGCAACAATTGCAAAGAAATCTAATGTAAAGCATTTAGTATTAGGTCATTATTCGACAAGATATGATAGTATCGCGTTATTTGAGGAAGAAGCTAAAACTGTGTTTTCAAATGTGCTGTTAGGAGATGACGGAAAGAGTTTTGAATTTTAATATTGTATTATTGATTCTCTAAAATTTAAACAAACAATGAAAGATATAAGTAATTATCGAAAATCTTATGAAAAAAGTGAACTCTTAGAATCTATGATTCCAGAGGATCCAATTAATCTTTTTAATCGATGGTTTCATGAAGTAGAGGATTTTGGAGGTAATGAGGAAGTAAATGCGATGACAATTGCAACAATTGGTTTGGATGGTTTTCCTAAATCAAGAGTTGTATTATTGAAAAGATTCTCAGAGGAAGGTTTTATATTTTATACCAATTATAATTCTGAAAAAGGAAAAGCAATTCTAAATAACCCTAATGTTTGTTTGTCTTTTTTTTGGCATTCGATGGAAAGACAGGTAATTATTAAAGGAAAAGCAGAAAAGACAACAGAAATTATCTCCGATAATTATTTTGATTCAAGACCTGATGGAAGTAAATTAGGCGCTATTGTTTCTAATCAAAGCCAAGTGATTCCATCTCGAGATTATTTGGAAAATGAATTAAAAAAAATAGAAAAGGATTTTGAAAACAAACCTATTTTACGACCAAAAAATTGGGGAGGTTTTATAGTCAGTCCTATTGAGGTTGAATTTTGGCAAGGAAGGGCTAATCGTTTGCACGACAGAATTCGTTATACTTTACAGCAAGATTATTCGTGGAAAATAGAACGTATGGCACCCTAATTTTATATTAATCATTTATTATTTATATTCATTTAAAGGAACTTTTTTGTAAGTTCCTTTTTTTTGTAACTAAATTGATATAAAAGAAGCTTATTTTTGTAAGAAAAAGTTATTCTATTTATTTAAATTGTGTAGTTTGTCGATTTTATTACGTGTTTAATCGATGTTTTATATATGTTTGTGAAAGAAATTATAACAAAGCATTTAATAACATTTTGAAGAGTTTGCCCCACAATCTACTTTAAACTTAAACTACTATTATTATGAAAACAAACTTACTTCGTCTAGCATTACTAACAGTAGTGATCTTTACAATGAATTCTTGTTCTTCTGATAAATCTGAAGAAGCTTCAATTGAAGCTAGTAATCTTACAGCAAAAGTTGTTGACTATAGTTATAATGATATTGAATTGGCAACTATGACATTGATAAATGAATATAGGGTAAGTCAAGGATTAAATCCATTAGAGAAAATTAATCATATTTCCTTTAAATCAGAGCAACATGATGACTATATGATTGCTAATAAGGTTGTAAATCATAATGATTTTGTTTCACGTTCAGAAAATATTATCAAGGTTTTAGGTGCTAAGACCGTAGGTGAAAATGTAGCTTACAATTTCAATACACCAGAATCAGTAGTAGCAGCTTGGTTAAATAGTCCAGCACACAAAGAAAATATTGTTGGGAATTATACTCAT is from Flavobacterium sp. NG2 and encodes:
- the pdxH gene encoding pyridoxamine 5'-phosphate oxidase, which translates into the protein MKDISNYRKSYEKSELLESMIPEDPINLFNRWFHEVEDFGGNEEVNAMTIATIGLDGFPKSRVVLLKRFSEEGFIFYTNYNSEKGKAILNNPNVCLSFFWHSMERQVIIKGKAEKTTEIISDNYFDSRPDGSKLGAIVSNQSQVIPSRDYLENELKKIEKDFENKPILRPKNWGGFIVSPIEVEFWQGRANRLHDRIRYTLQQDYSWKIERMAP
- a CDS encoding CAP domain-containing protein, which produces MKTNLLRLALLTVVIFTMNSCSSDKSEEASIEASNLTAKVVDYSYNDIELATMTLINEYRVSQGLNPLEKINHISFKSEQHDDYMIANKVVNHNDFVSRSENIIKVLGAKTVGENVAYNFNTPESVVAAWLNSPAHKENIVGNYTHFGIAIKSDPVTGKKYYTNIFAKI